Genomic segment of Benincasa hispida cultivar B227 chromosome 1, ASM972705v1, whole genome shotgun sequence:
tTCTGTCTGCCAAACATAGATCTTCTTCACCCATTTTTTTAGTCAcctaacatatgaaaatgatctaggtttcttcattaaaagaaaataattacaataagaaaaacaacatttggaatatataaaggttaacatctactaagaggaaaaaaaacgtagagatgaataaaaaaagcaacattaagtttagatattttcaaagtcaaaggaaacatTTGATGTTCTATCAGTTCTGtcgattttctcttcaggagattcaaagaagttcgTCACATCAAAATTTGTCCTATGGGAtaggtcaaatatatcattttcctgatatgcaaaatttgcttccacatttttctctttttgcttcaaggatgcttgatagagattaactaagtgttttgatgtaCAACAGGTACGTGATCAATGACCAGTCATTCCATGTCGGAAGTCTTTATTTttaacactttttgaactcttatcttgtggagctttttcttttttatcatcatttttatggttcttttgaaatttgaatgattaaaacgaccaccatgaaaataataattatttcttcatttgccacggtcatgacctcgaccacgaccACGATCACGATCTCaaccatgattattattaaaattcatagcaTCCACTTCATGGAATGGTGTCATCCCAGTTGgtcaagattcatgatttttcattaataactcgttattttttttagccacaaaaagacataaaattagttcaaaatattgtttaaaacctttctcttgaTATTGTTGTTGCAAGAGCATATTCAagacatgaaatatagaaaatgtgtTCTTTAACATATTAGCATCAGTAATTTCCTCTCTGCATAACAATAGtttcgaactgattttaaaccatgcggagttgtaatcacttgctgatttgaaatcttgtagcctcaagtgcatccactcataacaagctttaggaagaataactgtttttttatgatcattcatctctttcaatttttttccacgagatacgaggatcttttattgtaagatacttcattttcaatccctcgtggagatgatgacgaaggaaaatcatagtttttcttttgtcgtgactggatgtcgtatttttttctttaataatctctccaagattcatagtATCTAGGTGGATTTTAtcatcaagtacccatgacaaataattgaTGTCATTAATATCAACGGtggaaaattctaattttgtaagatttgtCGTGGTAACACTACCATaacatattgtatttatattataaatttaataaatattaaatatgcaaaataacgttaaatttattaattattatgaagaggaaaaaaccgacatacctttaggacctatcTTTAGCGAGGAAAACAATAGAAGCTCGTGCTAATAGCatcttgtgaatttgaggagcataACGACGCACAACAAGAACatgaatatagagaaaatataatataatatataaaataaataaataaataacaaaaagtaaataaaataaaaaaaaatgatttctccactttctccaatctttttagATTGATCACCAATATGTGTAATATGTAATCTTGACACATGGATAATGTATAAGGTAATGGATAAGTAACACATCGGCCAATTGACACTGATAATGGACATCtacattacacctaatttaacatatttataataaaaatatatattccaATGCacaaaattttttcttttcttttctttgttttttaaaagattttgaaCTTTCGATCTCTTAACTCTAAGAATGCAAGTACTTGAATTTATAAAACTAGCACGATAGAATTCATCGATAGAATTTTTAGACCTTATAtttaaactttttcttttcaatttattcatattatatttaaacgTTTTGTCATTGTGCATATCTTGTTAGGTAttaagataaaattaaatttagagcaaactttatgttaaaaaaaatcactataGTTAAACTTTTTAGTTGAGCAGTGGTTTACTTGATTAAAGCCCACCACATGTTTCTATGATAACAAGTCATGTTGGTGCAAAAATCTAGTTAAGTAGGTACATTTCTTTCATTCATTTTGAGGAAGAAGGGACTTGGAAGACAAGATCCCACACTGATATGGTGTTACGGTCAAATATGTTTTCATGCTTAAGTTAATGCTTATCTGACAAGATGTAGAGGTTAGAGTAGGTTAGAACCATACAATTATTTACCAAAGTTAAGGAGATGAAAGATATGTGCCTTGACTTAGTTTGTACCTGTTTGCGGTCCAATGCACCCCTTTAGAAAGTCAAATATCCATCGTATCAAAACTGTAAAATAAGTTAAGTTGAAAATAATTAAGGAGAGGAGAGACACGTGTATCCAGTATTCCACTTTAGATAGTCAAATCTTCACCTTCACTTGACCATAATTGAATGACTATGTGATCTTTCTTAGGTCAAGGCTTCTTGACCATGGATCTCGATGAATTTACCCCTAATAAATTAGGTTAATTTGATAGAAAAAGaacttataattttttctaCTGAGTGCCTTACAATAAAAACTCAATCCATGTTTCATTCTTCCATTTAACTCGAAATATTCGTTGATAATTTGTCATGAAACAATTTTTGATATTATTGATCAACAACTAGAACTTGTTAACTTTAAGAAAGCCCATGTCAAAGTTGCTTTTGTATAATTGTTGAAGTTAAGTCTCCGGATTTTTTGAACTTGTAGAAGAATTTACCCCATAAAGAAACTACAAACTCAAACTTTTCTAAAAGCTTTGCTTTTCTTTAGTGCTTTTTCATTGAAGATTTAACTATTGGCTAAAGCACTTTCTTTGACCTTAATATACTTGGCTTGCTTGCAAGCAACCACTAGTCATGTGCCCTTTACTCATACACAATTTTATTCTTCTACTTTCTCTAAATGGTCCTACGATTGAATTCTGACTCGATATGTAATACAATAACGGTTGGAAAAAAAACATCTCACTACTAATACaagaataaacataaaataattgagaaattaaaaaaaaaaaaaaagcaataaaattgaaaacacaagaaattaaattgaaaaaactccaaattggagaaaaaatcatggacaaaaaaaaaagtttactaCGTGAAAAGGCAACCGAATTACAAGAGTACTATTCAAAGCTTTTGTATCACTCACATCCTTAAATTTCACTCTCAAACTAGATAatacaagaggaaatttaactTGAGTTAACACTTAagcttaaagtgtttctaattGAGATTACGTGAAACAAAAAACATAGGCACATTTTATAACGTTTGAAGTCCATCACTTCTTTGAAGTTTTTCAACGTGGGACAACTGCATTTCTAATATTTTACCAAATAAATAATCTTAAAAAGTATCGTTTTAAAGGAAAGAGATTTGAAATCATTACTAATCGCACTTAAAGTTCGTTTGTTCGTTCATTCGTTCGAGAAATCAAGAAAACTACGaatacaaatggtctgattgATAAAAGGCGAAGCAAAGAAACAAAACCAGAAATAATGGGAAGACAGCAAGAGAATTCTGAGTGTTTAAAGCAGAAAAAAACAATGTCATCTGATTTTGTTCAAttccaaagaaaaaagaaaacatggaaAGACAAGTAGACATTGTAGACTTGGAAAAACAAGAACAACATTCATATATAGAAGTTACAAAGTTGAAAGCAAACATATTTAAGAATGTAAGAATCAGCAAAAATCGGGCCTTGGTTTCTTGTGAACCGATACGCAGCCGCGTTGATGATCCCTAAAGATTCTGATCTCAGAAAACTCCCTTAAGTCTTCAAGACTGATGTATTGCTGCTTCACCATTCTCATGGAATCACCTCCACTTTCATGTATCCAAACATAAGGTTGACAAGCTTCATCATAGTAATAAAGCAAGCTCTTCATACTTCTTCCTGGCATGTATGCTTTGTAAATGCTCTTACATTTTAACCTCTTTGAGCATCCTGGCTTCAAATTATGCACTCTTTTCAATATTGATCCCACCCTTATCTGCAGCTCCACCGGCCTGTCACTCAAGTTCCATATTCGGGTGCCAAATCCCGACGCTTGAGCGTGATCTCGGCACCCATCGAAGCAGCTACCAAGAGGGAAAACGCCAAACCCCGGCATCCTGACTCGAAAAGTTGGTTCTGTTTTTGTCACCCTCCCAAATGTGGAAGACTAGTATTACTTATAAATGAACTGAAACTATTAAAAGCGGCATCAGATGGCTGTGATTAAGGGTACAAGGAATCAGAAGACCATAAAGCAATTTTGGAGTTAAGGTGAAATGAGAGTATGATAAGAAATTTGCACTCTATTAATTATTTCACTATAATGGAATATCGGATAAACCCCTTCCATCAAGGAATTGGTAGGGTCCTCAAAGACCACTGAATTCAACAGCATGAAAAAAATTGCATTGGAAGAATAAAAGTTTATAAAAAGAAAGTGAAGAAACTTAAAATTCTATTGGGTTGTTGAGGAAGGaagataaaaaggaaatggTGTATGTAACCACTAAAAGGAAGAATTCAAAGCTTCATGATGAAAGGTTGCATTTTGAAATATGATGTTGCTTCACCTTTCATGAtgaaatctttttcttttagttcaCTCCACTGTTCATTCTTCCCAACAACCTTCAATCACCTTAGAGAAGATTGTGGGTAGATTGATGCTGAGATTCTCACTTTCAAAACTACAaaagaaatcaattttaaaactttaaactACTTTAGATTCAATTGAAACATAGTTGACTACATATTCCAAAAGATCAAGAATGTGATTTAGAgtataaaaacaaaagaaataatgtGTGAAATCAAGTTACCCAAATggtgttttcttcttttatacTGAGTGCACTCAACACATAGTTGGGAATTGAAGGGATCCCAATAGGAGTTGGTGGACACAGAAGCAAGAGCTCAAGAAGCAAGGTTGCAAAGTCTGTGTCCACCACTTCTAACAGTTTAGAATCTCTATTCACCGTTGCAACCATCTTGACGAGTCTCTCTacaattacaagtttagtttttaaatttttaagtttaCGATAAAAAAACATTCATGAACTTTAAAAAGTATgaagtaaattttaattttgtgccTAATAGGTTCTTGAATTTTACGATATCTAGTGAAGCTATAAATTTCCAGTTTTGTATCCAATAGATGTACGACATATGTCAAAATGAGCTTAACTCAATGATAATTATCATAACTTTCCTTCCTAAAAGTCGAAGGTTTGATCTCTCATCTCTTGTTGTACTCcaaaaagggagaaaaaacaAATGTATGACATATTCAAAATCTTCAAAATGTGGTTGATACGTTAGATTTAAAACGGAATGTTATGTGTATTAACAttccaaactttcaattttttgtctAGTAGTTtcatgtattttaaaaaatgtagaaTAAGTAAATgacctattagatataaatttgaaaattcaagaacttaatggaaataaaaatgaatgaaaGCATGCTTTTAGTAACTTTCTAAAGTCCAAgaaccaaaattaaaagtttgagaCCTATtcgacattaaaaaaaaaaaaaaaaaaaaaaaaaaaaaaaaaaaaaatgtaatagttaaagactaaacttgtaatttaacctataatGAATTATATATCAAAAAGATCTCATACCGTGTGtcacatcttgatttttatACTAAAGAGAAATACTTTACATGCATCTTAGATTGTACGTATTTCTTTTGTATACCATACCAGCTCAATGGTCCAACTACATTTTGCCATGTGACAAACTCTtctcttttaaaacatttttgagttttttcaactatgATGAGGTTGGCTGtttgccacattgttcaaagtATTTTTGAGTTTTTCAACTATGTGGTTGAGGTGGACAGTAAAATAATAAGTACAACCCAagatgaattaaaataataataataaataatcgaGCAGAGTGATTCTTGTACCAATCTGGATTACTTTACTCTTCGTTTCCATCGCAGATGAAATCTGTCAAGATCTTCCTTTTGTTCTTTCCTAGAAATATGATACAGAAAAGTTCAAGGGACTGCCTAAAagctattatatatatattcatccCCAATCAAAATACACAAGCTAAGCCACTCTAATAATACATTGCTCAATCAAAAGAAATcaggcttcttcttctacttaaAAGCAGATTATGGAACTAAGTCCCTAAGTTATGGAACTGTACAGAGAGATTACAAACCATAAGCTTTCATTGTCATTTTTCATGGTTATCTTCAGTTGGGTCTATCTTGAGTATCAAAGGCTGCTTGAAATCTACAAGAACATCAGCAACAACTGGTAGTTGACCCGATGTGATATCGTCGTAATCCTCATTTTCGGCCAAAGCTTTATCTAGAGCAGCCTTGGCAACTCTCATAATGCAAATTATGAGAACCACTGCAATTCAAAGAAAAAGGTTTCAAGGCTCCATGGAAGCAAAGCTTGTGCAAGATGAATAAATGTTAGTGTTCTAGGTTTATTCCAATTTGATGTTTTACCAGCTGAATAGAACAGATATAGAAGGAAAATTGGAAGTCATTTTCTTAGTTCCATGTTGTCAAAAGGCTTTGTTTATGAAAGTTGGCATAAGTAACAATCTGCGCCAGCCTTGAGGCAAGGCTCTAACTTTTAGCCTTGAAACCTTGAAACGAGTTTCAAAGGAAACTTAAGAGGCTCATGCCTTTATGAAAACACACTGAAGTTTAAAATTCCTGCACCTTGTGTAATGAgaaaattaacattaatttgcCTCAttcttcaaaaatataaaagtggccaattcgttttttttttttactataatgTTTAGTAATATTTGAGGCTTACACCTCGCCTCTCCAAGATTTCATTTAGCGTGACAAGAGTGACAAAGATAGGGATTAAAATAAGACAGGGTAATGTCGAGATGCCTTCTCCATTTCTATATCTTAGAACATCCCAAATCCTCGTCCTCATCCTCACTAGCTCCTCAATCTCAAGAAATCACGGTGACTTTGGAGATTTATTGTTTAGGGATCAAACGATAACACATGCACGAACCCAATTTGATCATTAATTGTCGGCTTCATCGACAAAGGAAATATCGTTATATGTGGGTAGCGTGCTAGAAATGTGAGCCATGTAAAACTTACCAGATACGAAAAGACCCAGCATGATAAATGCCTGAATTCACAAAAGAGCAAAATTACATCATACTATAACAAGTATATTATAACAATTCATGGAAATGCCTAAGAATTAGAGATTATTAATCTCTAGCCAACTGTGGAACCTGAATTAACTTACCCAATCAGACTTTGGAAATTCATTCCAGCCGTGAGTCACATCAGATAGATCCTTAAGAGTTGTTCCAATGTATACTAATGCAACTGTAATTGGCTACAAACCAAACAATCATTTAGACAtcattaaactaaaatatcGATTAACGGAACTAACATAgctgaacaaaaaaaaaaaaaaaaaaaaaaaaaaaagaaagtgagCTATACAAAATTATCAGTGGATTGACCTAACAAGTATCAATGGCTTTCCATAGGCTTCTTTTACTATCAAATCACCTTTTTGACAAATTTCATCAATCTTTGTGACGAACTTCATGATAACAattaacaaaaaatcaaaagtggGGGAAAATCATGGAGTATTTAGACCTAAGATAACATAACATAAGATGgctattataattaaaatgctaaGAACTGTTCAATGTATCATTTGGATGCAATCTTTCAAAAGGAGAAAGCTGAGGAACATACCATCATTCCCAACCAGGAAGCCAACATGTACTTCCCTAGTGAAATAGGAGTCACAGACAAAAGATAATTCATTATGTTGAAGGGAAGCAAGGGAACAAGCCGAAGTAACAGAATGATCtgcgaaaaaaaaaaagtgaaaatttaaaacatgTAATGCAAATTATAGTAGCCAAAAGCTCAAGTACAAGATAAACAGCTAACTTAATAATGAAAA
This window contains:
- the LOC120073683 gene encoding TVP38/TMEM64 family membrane protein slr0305, with protein sequence MMASSFRIVFLLLLVAAIAIACFTLPIQKILKDFLLWVHQDLGIWGPVVLAVAYIPLTIMAVPASILTLGGGYLFGLPIGIAADSIGATAGAGAAFLLGRTIGKSFVTSKLKDYPQFRSVAIAIHRSGFKIILLLRLVPLLPFNIMNYLLSVTPISLGKYMLASWLGMMPITVALVYIGTTLKDLSDVTHGWNEFPKSDWAFIMLGLFVSVVLIICIMRVAKAALDKALAENEDYDDITSGQLPVVADVLVDFKQPLILKIDPTEDNHEK
- the LOC120067683 gene encoding uncharacterized protein LOC120067683: MPGFGVFPLGSCFDGCRDHAQASGFGTRIWNLSDRPVELQIRVGSILKRVHNLKPGCSKRLKCKSIYKAYMPGRSMKSLLYYYDEACQPYVWIHESGGDSMRMVKQQYISLEDLREFSEIRIFRDHQRGCVSVHKKPRPDFC